CATAGATTAACACTCAATCTTCaatatcttagtttgtaatcatattatatgggttattcttcatctaaatctctgatttcttccattattatgagtagctagacccattagttagggttgtTGCTTAACCCTAATATGGGTATTTGATGAGCcttttgttttaaggcttaggtgtttgagggtatttgatatttggactgatttgtgtttttcatgttgaattagtggttgcaaatactaatttgtgcctttttaacttgggttcttcttgagaaagagatcttgagtctaggaaaatcagtccaacaaggaattgaggtgtaatcaagagattgatagccccaattaaagggttaaacctagagatagtaatacccgacttgagcctatattgcttgcacaattttgacacccaattggtcgtgagaaagtcaattagggaaaaGTCACTCAAGATACCGAgatgtatagagtgagtaatttcgTGCATTGGATATATCGCAATTTCCAGCATAACAACTTTACCTTAGGCTTTAtaacccgtcaagtattcacctaggagaaactCACTTCCCTAGTCCCTCTTTAACCACTTATAAAACTTTACAAGCGATATACTTAGTTTAATTTTGCATATTATTAGCATAAacttagaagtaacaaacaaacaaatatgattggaagtgtaattaagagcattACCCACTACtaatttagataggaatccaTATCCCAAACATTCTAGCCCCCTGTGGATTTGATCCCGACCTTCTCAGGTAAATGCTGCATCGGTCGCTCTTGCcatttgtagtggtgtagggttggacccgatcactttttggcgtcgttgtcagggagctaacggttttggatatctatctaaatagttttgtgtattgtttttctttccttctgtgttactaatttatATGTGTCGCCAACTTAGGTACAAAATGGCGGTAAACaacaatgcacctcttggagacCTTCCACCGGGGGAGGAgttagatgacaatattgatgatgaggtacctGTCGtgcctcaagctcaaaggagagaccgccaggccaatgataatgttccagaccctcccccgccacctccaagagtggatcCTCGGGTGCTTCGAAAgaaaggatatgctagtgcaattgtcccaccttggatccgggcgggcaatttccaaattacaaatgtgatgctgactttgttgGAGCAGTGAGGGTATTTTACAGGTGCTCCCCATTAGAATGCTTACAAATATCTGATACCTGTtaggggagcaagcaaacaaatgtatcagaggatgcacttcggttgagattagtccatttttcacttagagggaaggctttggattggcttgaaagacttcccaaccattccatcactacttgggatgagttggcagataaattcattgcaaagtttttctcgctGGGCCACATGGCGACCTTGAGGGATgaatcttagctttcaagcaggagcccaacgaaccactgcatgagatatgggagagataccggatcatggtaaaggaatgcccaaataatgatatgactgaggcaatgatacaacagatattctaccggggcattaaaaatcagtgcatagtgaaccaactcgtCGGGGGTAATTTTGTGAACACACCATATGATGAGGCTAATGCAATAttggatgagatggctgacacgtcctccgcttgTCAAAGTAGAGATAATATGCCACAAGGTAAGCCCACGgtcattcacttgcacaaagggctccatgatcatgggcagggAATAGCAGAAttaacaacaacaatgaaccagctaggAAAGGCACAATTACAGCAGGTTCAAGCTCCacgacaagtaaatgctatggagggtgtcaacatgttagtgaagaaaagaagataaagaggtcaacagaaccaagggagttcggatcaatatgaccaagacagtggtgggttccaagatgatgggtatgatgagtagaatgaagaagtgcaatacgtgaacaactatcagggccaaaggggaaattcttctaaccaacaacaatggagaccccaaggcaattggggaaatcaacaacaagggaatagtaattagggaaacaacaaccaaaattcaaaTTGGGGCAACTAGgacaataatcagaacaatctgggtaattggagtggcaacaacaacaacaggggtggaaacaacaatcagggtggttggaacaatggcaaccaaggaaatcgggggcaaggctttcagaggcccccaatgtatcaacaaccgaacaatccacccccatttccatcccaaggtcctagttcttccaacaatgaaatagGGAGAAtcgaaatgatgtttgaatagatgatgaaaaagaatgttgactctgatgcccagttggcatcccacaatacttcaatcagaaacttggaggttcaattaggccaaagctcacaatccttgaatactaaccctaagggggctctacctagtgataagGTAGTCAACCCCAAGGGTGGAAACAATTTCGGGCATGTAATGGTgataactacaagaagtggacgaggcggtgatgtgaatgcctccaaacaaaaagaaattttgagtgatgaagttgagtagcaagaggatgagatccctttggtggttgagaatgtgattgatgagaacgtgaataAGGAAGTaaggattgatatccaagatgccgaggtggaaactcagaatgacgtgaacccatctagggaacacgtaatagacatgccagaaatggttgtgcctaaagaCAATGCCCCTTTGCCAAGGAtgcctccaccttatcctcaaaggcttacgaagcaaaaaaatgaaaactagtttaagaaatttattgacatgatgaagagcttatcaattAATGTGTCGTTAGTTGAAGCTCTAGAACAAATGTCGGggtatgctaaattcatgaaagacttggtgacaaagaaaagatccatggattatgacactatcaagatgacccaccaagttagtgcaatagtgcactcatgGCTCTGAAGCTAGAAGATCcaggtgctttcaccattccttgcactattgggagtgcaaactttgcaaaagctctatgtgatttgggggcgagtatcaacttgatgccttacTCCATTTTTAatactttgggtattgggcaacctagggcTACTTCAATGAGGATGCAAATtgcggatagaactatgaagaggctacttggtattgtagatgatgtccttgttcgggtggacaagttcattttgcctgctgattttgtgatcttggattgtgaggtagattatgaggttatgatcatattgggaagacctttccttgcaactgggaaggccttagttaatgtggaagcaggggactcaccttccgggtgggtgatgagaaactGGTCTtttatgtgtgcaagtcaatgaagcagcccaatagttctgaagtgtgctcttttgtggatcttgtcacggtagtgatagttgatgatactagtgaaattatcaatgtggaggaccctctagaggcggtattgttgaattttaatgtaaatgaggatgaaggccgggtggagtgtgtcaatgctttacatggaatgagctcttactcttatgagcctcgaaaactctctttggatcttgagaatcggaagactccaccaataaagccctcaatcgaggaacctccggtgtaggagttgaagccgttgcctccacaccttaggtatgaattcttaggccttAGTTCAACttttccagttattctttcctcttgtcttactaacatgtaggtagatgccacattggcagtgcttcaaaaatggaagaaggcaattggatggaccttagctgaaattcgggggataagccccgccttttgtatgcacaagattattcttgaagatgatgcaaagccctccttggaacatcaaaggaggttgaacgaggcaatacaAGAGGTTGTGAGAAAGGAGGTGATCAAATGATTGGATgctggggttgtgtaccccatctttgATAGCTTTTGGACTTCGCTGGTGCAATATgcgccaaagaaggatggtatgACCATGGTTACCaatgcacaaaatgagttgattcctaccaggattGTCAgcggatggagggtgtgcatggattaccgcaagttgaataaagtgacccgcaaggatcactttccattgtcttttcttgatcagatgctagacaggcttgctgggcgtgccttctactatttcttggatgggtattttgggtacaaccaaattttgattgctccggaagatcaggagaataCCGCCTTCACTTGTCTGTatggtacctttgccttttctaggatgccatttgggttgtgtaatgcaccggctacattccagCAGTGTATGATGGTcatatttaccgacatggtggaggacattttggaggtgtttatggacgacttcagtgttgtgagtggctcgtttgatgaatgtttgaaaaatcttgatagagtgttggcccattATGAAGAAACCAACCTTGTGCTTAATTGAGAGAAATGTCACTTCATTGTTGAGGAGGGCATAGTCCTTGTCCATAAAACTTCAAAGcacggtatagaggtggacaaagcaaaaattgaagtgatttcaaggatccctcctcctacttcagtcaagggagttagaagttttcttggacatgcgggcttctaccggagatttatcaaggacttttcgaaggtagtgaatcccttgtgcaagttattggaaaaagatgtcaATTTCGTGTTCAATGAGGGATTTATGCAAGCCTtcgaacttctcaagcacaagttgaccaccactcctattactaccgcacccaattggagcttgcctttcgagcttatgtgtgacgcgagtgatgttgcagttggggcggtcttgggttaaagagtgaataaaatgtttcatccagtgtattatgcgagcaagacaatgaatgatgctcaagtgaattacacggtgactaaaaaagagttgttggctattgtgttcgcaatggaaaaatttcggccgtatctcatgggtgccaaggtcataattcataccgatcatgccgcactccggtacttgatgacgaagaaggattccaaagctaggttgatgcgatgggtcttgttacttcaagagtttgatttggagattgttgacTGGAAGGGttgtgaaaatcaagtggcagaccacttgtcccgtttggaggaggaggggaggccttatgatggcctagagatcaatgattcatttcccgatgagcaactcctttctgtTTCAATGAATAGTATGCCATGGTTTGTGGACGTTGcaaatttccttgtgactggtataatcccgtgtgagctctcttctaaccaaaggaagaagcttaaacgggatagtttggacttctattggaatgagccgtacttgtttaaTATCTACACTGACGGTgtgatccggaggtgtgtcccAAAGGAGGATCAATTAAGTAttttagaggcttgtcattcctctctctATGgcggtcatcatggtggggcaagGACCACTTCAAAGGtttttagttgtgggttttactggccaactttgtacaaagatgcaagtgaacttgtgaagagatgcgactaatgtcaaagagcgggtggaattttgaagaaagatgagatgcctctcaatactattctcgaagttgatatttttgatatgtagggcattgatttcatgggtctaTTTGTTagttcgtgtgggaacacatacattctagtggcagttgactatatttcaaagtgggttgaagccgtggctttacccaataaTGAGGTTCGGAGTGTTGTtgtgtttctcaagaagagcatttttactaggTCTGGCACTCCTcaagcaatcataagtgatggggggtctcatttttgtaatcgagcttttgacactttgtttacaaagtatggtgtcaatcacaaagtttctactccttatcaccCTCAGGCGaatggccaagttgaagtctcaaacagggaaatcaagaatatattgtcaaagacggtcaatgcaaataggaccgattggtcaaagaaattggatgatgctctatgggcttataggattgcttacaagactctgattggtatgtctctgtatcggttggtctttgggaaagctttccatctaccagttgagttagagcacaaggccatgtgggctttgaggaagctgaatcttgaatgggatatggcagcaaatcttcgtgtggagcagcttaatgaacttgatgaattctgatttcatgcctactccagttcgtccttgtataaggacaagatgaagtaccttcattaTAAGTATGCtcatggcaaggagttcaaagtgggtgatttggttctcttgttaaATTCTCAGTTACGTcagtttccgggaaagcttaagtcgaaatggagttgaccttttgaagtggtgcttgtgactccatttggtgcacttgacttgaaaaacaaaaatggggaggtcttcagagttaatgggcacagggtcaagcaccacctaggcaagattgatgacagtcACATGGTGGCACTGATCCATCTAAAgaatttgatggtaacctgcatcgtgctgcgacgttaaatcaggcgcttcttgggaggcaacccatgtgtctttctttttgttcgtctttgattttctttttagtgtaggatttgcttttggactaactggttgtgagatgtgtgtagggatattttgatgcagtgcaggaccaaaTTGGAAAAATGTTGccctctctgaagtttggactGCTGCCGCAATGCATTTTTCGCAGCCGCAATGGCCTTATTGCGGGAGCAAAATTTTATTGCGGTCTACAGTGTTGAATGGTCAAAAGTGGGGGTTCTCTAAAGTTGTCATCGCGGCCGCAATGCACTTTATGCGATCCGCGGAGCATTTTATACGGTCCGCAGTGACTGCCTACCCAATGTTTCTTGTGTTTAAGTACCGCAtaccgcggtgcattttatgcgatCCGCGGTGGGTAGGTATCGTGGACCCcaggtcctttttctataaataggacctcatGCCTTCATTTACACTTTTTGCTCATTTGTTTTCTAAATAGAAAAACTACTATTCATCACGGCCTCTTTGCACAAATTCAATCACTGATTCTCATTCATCTGTACTGCATCTCATCTCTGGTACTTTAACTCTTTCCCTagtctttaattgtgttttatattcttttaatttgttagttctacttctcttttttcccttttcttttaatttttagcttAGGGTTGCATAAGTTGTTTagattaggattaattagttaaaaatAATGATTGACTACCTAGTGGGTTGATAATATGTGGATTAAGGCTAAAAATGAGAAaattttgaaaccctaggttggtgtGCTGAGTATGGCttaccgcggtccgcggtgcctctcTACGGTCCGCGATGCTATTTTATGTGGGCCGAAATAGTAAAACTTCAGAGAGGTAAATGTTAAGGACCGCAGCCGTGGTCGAATTTTTGTGGTTTGCGATGCCTTACTGCGGCCGCACGGCAATTCTTGTGGTCCGCGGTGCCTGGAATCAAAGAATGGGTATTCTGAACCCCACTTCAATGCCGACCGCGGtgtcattttgtgcggtccgcggtggcacTTTTGCGGCCGCACTGCTTTTTATGTGGTTTGTATTCAGCTATTTTTAATCATATTCTTCATTGTTTCTCCTAGTAATGTGATACTAACAAACGCTAAATGACTTTTCTTTGCCGACAATGGTTAAATCACGATGGGGAGGTGAAAAACAGAAAGGCAAAGGAGAGTCTTCTCGGGGTAGGGGACGAGGTATGATCAAATTGACCTCCCAAGTCCGAAAGGCAATTGGGGACACTAGAAAGTCAATAAAGGCTACAGATAAAGCTACTTCCCATTCAGAGGGAAGTGAGTATttgccctcccgggaggcatctgACTCTAATTCAGTGTCGGAttatgttcctgactggccggagtgGCATAGATTGAGAGAAGTGCCCACACCTTCGGGCTCTCCTACTGCTCAAGCTTCAGTTAaaatttcttctgagtcgtctgagggctcagcagagAGCAGTGATAGTGCAGCATCAGCTTCAACACCCGGGGAGGATCCTATTGCTGAAGAAGGAGGGGGTGTTACCCAAACCGGGGGAGTGCAGAGAACTAGAAACCTCTAGGCTTGGCAGGATAGATTTGTTAGTGAGATTGCTTACCACAAGTTCCGAGAATGGTGGCCCCAGAGGAAATTGATACTTAAGCGGAAATTCATTGAAAAGGACCTTCTGCCTCACAACCCTAATGTGAagaggcaattcagagagagaCCGGGCTGGGATAATTTTTCAAGCACAGTCGAGAAGGCaaatgagcacttagtcaaggagttttacgctaatgttgcccacatcaaaaagggcactaaagtgactaaggtgcggaaTTTGACAGTGAAGTTCAATAGGGAAAATATCAATGACTACCTAGGCTTTCCGGAGGAAGATGAATCattatacttagaaaaggtagcaTTGGATGAGGCAGCCCGTCCATGGTTGGTAGAATACATGGCACTCCTGGGTACCACCCCAACATGGTTGACATCAGGAGTCCCAATTTTTAGGCGAACTTTAAACTTCGAGGCAAAGGGGTGGGAAACTTTCGTATGCAGTAGGCTGGACCCTACTACTCATGAGAACTCTCTAACTATCTCCCGGGAAATATTGGTGGCttctatcatggcggggtacccgatcaacatcgggaatgttATGTTTAAGGTGATCACAAGGGTGGTAAATGAAGGTGAATcctaccccttcccaaatttcctgaCAATGTACTTTGAGGACCAAGATGTGGAGAAAATGAAGTTTGATGTGAAGGTAAAGCCAAATATGCCTTTCTCCTGGTACGGCCtcaagggtgatgacaacccaaaAGGCAAAGATCCTAAAGCCAAAGCCactacttctactggccagtctgaagagctagtagtagtagtagcttcTTCTCAGCCTCCCATAGCTACACCAGACATTGCCCCAGGATCCTCTATAGCCACTGCTCCAGATATCCCTTCATCCTCAGCttacccattgactgcccaccgtttgagccaaacccttgccagtatcaacaactagatgcaggcaactacttctaagctgtctgtgcTTTCTAGCTCGGTGGAAGCCCAGTCCGTACCCCCACAGTCACAGGTTCCAGCCTCAGTGGAGGAGACTCTTAAGGAACTTCTGGACAatcagaagaagctcctggagaaccaGCAATTGATATTAGAGGTTGTAGGTACTCATAGGAAAGCATTGAAAGAGCTGACTAAGGAAACAAAGAAGCTGAGAAAGACTCGAGCACtaaaggagtctgtgaaggagttgAGGGAAGAAGTGGAAAAGATGAAGGCTGTTGATCATTTGCCATTGGAGCTGCTGTTGCATGAGCAGCCTCCAGCAACTCAGACTAAGCCAGAGTAGGAGCAGGAGATAGAGAGGGCACCGAAGAGGAGGAGAGTGATCCCACAGACGGCTGACGCagtgatagagttggaggacccgcaaggaggttcctctagccagcctcagGTCTCAGAGCAGCCTCAGGTCTTAGAGCAGCCACAGGTCACAGTGTAGGCATAGGTTACAGAGGTCaagtcacaggttcccgagcagtcCCAGGACCCGGGGACCCAGGCTCATGATCCCATGCAGATCCAGGAccaatagggagttttctttactctctatcttttcttgagctatttttggttagttagcattgaggacaattctagctttcatttgagggggtagccctattttgatgatattgggttgtaaatatgatactattttcattttattatgttttttcacttttggtatgtatataattttaccagTTTATTTTACTTTTCGTACTTGCAaccttggtctgtatataaagttactttctgatgtatatattcattccatcttatgtatattcgtctaaatcccctattgtacatattcattttactttctgcattttctttcatagcttcttacttcattttcgtagcttcttattttgagttttgcatgcaataagcctttggtttttttaatgtcacggttctttccaaaggtggaatttgtgtgaaccgggtggctcttcccgatgatggatagcatgaaaaccttcttaagggtttgagtttattttctttttgttttgtgtaaatagtagctaatgagtaatagtgcctcaagcaaaacttcacttgggcctaacacctttgcctttgatcttatggtcaaaaataaattggtgtgtataggatggtgacagttgtgaccttgagactcttgtattggccgataatcatcaaatgATTTTTCGGGGACCATTTGTGATGCTCGAATCTTacctaaggttgttgtgggcccctgactctatctctttagcaatcctatagcttgtgtggtgagaatttgaattgcaagtccaagtcccgtgccattagtttagaacttgccctgaatatttgtcgACGCGAAATcttaagtgtagtttgacttgagaagtgattataggctctccttgatccaaatgacatcttgaaaacatccatagcctaccaataatAATATCCCTAGtgaacccttttgagccatagccctttttctttcaaagaccatgatacaagcctttacccgttctaaaaataccctctcgTGGCACctaatctttccttagcacaaggcaagagcataagtttggggggagtgacaaggaatgcaacaaagtggtaaaaggtacaaaatgaaaaaaggaaaggcacaaagaaaaaagaaagaaaataaaaaagtcaaaaagaatgaataatgtagaagaaatgaagggattaaataaaagtaaaaagatgaaaggtgtggaaagtttagaaaggagaaaaatgtttgaaatgaacaagaaagagtgacagtgtgtctctctaacccctaagaaagaagtaaatgactcaaaaagtcaagagaatgtgtgccaaaatgaagaaatgaagtgctcaagggaagatgaaacctacttagaccaaatatttcctaccctgaaccgaaagccttcacaatatctccacaaaagtcatatatgatcttgagttgaatgaagcttacattagtggtgactcacataaggggtaagcttatggtacttagagtcggacttgtgaaCTTTCTTTGaaagagatgagtgtgttttccac
This genomic stretch from Nicotiana sylvestris chromosome 9, ASM39365v2, whole genome shotgun sequence harbors:
- the LOC138878045 gene encoding uncharacterized protein, which gives rise to MTKKDSKARLMRWVLLLQEFDLEIVDWKGCENQVADHLSRLEEEGRPYDGLEINDSFPDEQLLSVSMNSMPWFVDVANFLVTGIIPCELSSNQRKKLKRDSLDFYWNEPYLFNIYTDGVIRRCVPKEDQLSILEACHSSLYGGHHGGARTTSKVFSCGFYWPTLYKDASELGIDFMGLFVSSCGNTYILVAVDYISKWVEAVALPNNEVRSVVVFLKKSIFTRSGTPQAIISDGGSHFCNRAFDTLFTNSSLYKDKMKYLHYKYAHGKEFKVGDLVLLLNSQLRQFPGKLKSKWS